Part of the Canis aureus isolate CA01 chromosome 3, VMU_Caureus_v.1.0, whole genome shotgun sequence genome, TTGCTTCCTAGCCTGTCCCTCCTGAAATGTCTGTCTTTTACCTGATTCGGCTGTGGCCAAAGGTTTACTAATTATTATTCCTGGCTTGTACAGTTCTTACATTGAAATCTAAGCTTATGTAGCTTTCTGTATCCTTTATACATTTTGCCAGTTCTCCCTCAGGAGGGCCTGCTGGAATCTCTGGGGATGGGGCTTTAGGGGGTGAGTGTCATTGAAAGATCTCATTCAGGGACTTCTGGTCCACTGCTGCCCTGcagaaggggggcggggggagcctctTCTGAACCTTGGGGTATTGTCTTGGGGTGTGGGAGTACGCTCTCACCAAGTGCTCTTCCCAGGAGCCCTACTCTATATCCCTTCTCCCCTTACCTCCTCACCTCCCTCAGGCTTCTGTGGATTGCATATTTACAGAGGAAATAGCTGCCCTTTTTTACATACTGATGTGTTGGAAAGAGTAGATCTTCAGAACTAGAGAAACAGTCATATTGCTATTAGCTTCCTGTAGAACCGCCTAACACTTTTCTGGTGTATGTTTATGCCCTACTCCTTGAGCTGACCGTGTAGCTGAACAGTAATTGCCTGTGTCTCCGGGCCAGTCCATTTCCCTGCAGGCAGGGGGCATGGTGCAGGTGCTGAGAAGCTCTGATGTGGCATCTGTGCACAGCTACTTGGGCTACTGAGTTCCCCAGCATTTGCTGTGCACCCAAGGATCAGCAGGTCTCTATCGCAGTGGGTGTTTCCAGCCAATTTCCTTCTCAAATTGGCACATTCTTTGTGAGCTTTCTAGATTTCACAGTGTGTCTCCCTATTTGGGAACAATTTCCATCATCAACTGACTGGCAAGGACTAGTTCTGTGGTAAGGCATGTCTTTCAAACAGTTTAACACACAATAGGGCACAGAGGTCCAACCTGCTTCTGACGTCATCACTTAAATACACATGCCCACGGTGTTCCCAAAATAGAGGATCATCTTGAAatgtgttcaaaaaaaaaaaaataccatgttaTCACTCCTTCAGCTTTTTGTCTACACTTCTCAGTTATCCATATGTGCAGATAGGtcatttgaatttttctattctatattAATTTACTTACTCAAATCTGTGTTTCACAGACTTCCATAATGTtccattgttgtttttttattcttaaaatattctgtCAAATCATCCTTGTTCCAGGAGGCTGAATGGTAGCTTTGTAACTGACTTCCCTGTTTTTAGAATGACTAACCTTCCCTGTTTGCCCAGGACCAAGAGGGGTTTCCAGGACCTGAGATTTTCAGTGGGAAAACTGGGGAAGTCCAGACCAATCAGGACAAATTGGTCACCCTACTACCATTTTACCCTAGATAGAGAAAAATAGTAAACCCAACCAAAGGTAATTATCATTCCTTGTCTATACTGGTCTACTGGCTGGTAGGAATTCCCTGAAGCCAATACCTTGCTAagctacttttctttctctcctttgtacAACAgcttccccaaaataaaattaccatCACATATGATTCGCCCATCTGAAGCGTGCAGTTTGATAGTTCCTAGTATACTCATGTAGTTGTGCAATCTTCACTCcagttttggaacattttcatcactacCCAAACAAACCCTGTACCCATTGGTAGTCATTCCCATTTTCTAGATCCTGTCACtgctggcaaccactgatctgcttctGGTCTCCAAAGCTTCgctttttctggacatttcatgtaaatggaaccatatgatatgtggtcttttgtttctggtttctctcacttagcatcatgttttcaaggttcttccatgttgtagcatgaatcagcacttcattcccttttatgaCTGAATATGATTCCATTGCCCAGGTATACCATcctttatttatctcttcataggttgatggacatttgggtggtcACCATCTTTTGGCAATTCTGAATAATTactcatgtacaagttttttttaaaaacagattttatttatttatttggcagaaagagaacataagcaggatgagctgcaggcagagggagagggaaaagcagactcctcactgagcaaggagcctgactcagggcttgatcccaggaccccaagatcattacctgagctgaaggcagatgcttaacccactgagccacagcTCATATATAAGTATTTGTGTggatatatgctttcatttctcttggaattCCTGAGTCAtctggtaactctatgtttaaccttttgaggaacttccagactgttttccaaagtagctggaccattttacattcttaccagcagTGTACGGAGGTTCccatttctccgcatccttgccaacacttgtgactgtcttttttattatagccgtCCAAGTGGATGTGAAGTGGTTATCTcatggtttgatttgcatttctctgatggccaaaaattttgaggttttttttttatgtgcttattgctaaaattcttctttttttaaaaaaaaaagattttatttatttattcatgagagacccagagaaagagagaggcagagatacaggcagagggagaagcaggctccatgcagggagcccgacgtgggactcgatccctggactccaggatcgcaccctggactaaactgctgagccacccagggatcccccttaagtGAAAAATTATACCGTAAAGGATATTTATAAATAGCTGATTATGTGCACTGGGCTCAAGattttaactaaatatttaaataggatGTTCACAACTAATTGCTGTCATCTCAAATCATTCTATGTGGAGGTAAATCTCCAAGTTTTATTTAAACCATTGACTTTTCCTTATGACCAGAAGTGGTCCCAGGGCAAGTCCCTCTCTCATCTGCTCTGATGTTGGGCCAGCCTCTGCTCTCTCCATCAAGCCTTGCTGCCCAAGAGGCTGCCTTCTTCTGGAGCCAATGGACAGTGTAAGCCTGGATTTGCACCGCTGGTGCTCTGTTGGTAGACTTCCTCAAAGCATTGGATATCCAGTCATCACTCCTATCATTGGGCTCTGTGGCCTTCTGGGCACTTTACATACTCAGTCTTGCTTTTTTCTTACCTCTCTGATTTTCTGCTATTGttgctccttttttctttctccagtttctccTGTGCACTCTATCTGCTCATTTAAGTTCGCTCACCTGTCAGCTTGTTCCTTCATGCCTCCCTACCACGTTCCAAGGCACTCTATTCCACCTCCGGCCCTCGCCTTCTGTGCCTCTTCCACGCACTGGTTTTCTTCCAGGGAACCCCACTGATTTTGCAGAACAGGTTAGTCTTCTGAGCAAGACTACCAGGAACATGACCCCCTTGAGAAAACACACTCTCCATCTGGAATGTGTTTCTGGATTCAAGAATGGCAACTAGTGGTTCCCTTCTTTCTAGAGGGGCCCTGGCCGCGGTTCTGTTGTGGTTTATCCACTGCTTCTGTAAAATGTCTACAGATGACCCCACTCCCATCCCTGATCAGCAGCTATACAAGAATACTATTTCCACATTTTAAAGTCATCATTGCCTAATATGTATCAGTCAAATGGCTGCTATGTTACAGTTCGGAAGAGGAGACAAGTATCATAATTAATAAAcaagtagcagcagcagcagtaatactagtaataataataaatgagccAGGCACTATTCCAAACAGTGGAGGAAGAACCATTTCGGTCCATGGGAGAAGCGGGGTTTGGTACTCTCATTATCATTTTCACGTTGTCACTCACTTCGTGAAGGGATTTAGCCCCACACACGGTAACATGGTCACATCTGTATGCCAAAGTggtccttcatttcttctttctccgTGTTTACCATAGGGGTGTCCCCAAGGACATAACATTTGGGACAGCACTGCCATTTTCAGCCCTGACCAGAGAGATCCTGGTTCTCACGAGTGTAGGGTGGCAAGTGGTATTTGTCGGTTTGTGTCTTTCAGAGTCAAGGggctggagaaggaggagaagttGAGGCGCGTGGTCAAGCAGGTCCTGAAGTGCGACGTGACTCAGAGCCGGCCTCTGGGTGCCATGTCCCTGCCCCCGGCCGACTGTCTGCTCAGCACCCTGTGCCTGGACGCCGCCTGCCCAGACCTCCCCGCCTACTGCGCGGCCCTCAGGAACCTCGGCAGCCTGCTAAAGCCGGGGGGCTTCCTGGTGGTGGTGGACGCCCTGAAGAGCAGCTACTATATGATCGGGGAGCAGAGGTTCTCCAGCCTCTGCCTGGGCCGGGAGGCAGTAGAGGCTGCGGTGAGAGAGGCCGGCTACTCAGTGGAGCGGTTTGAGGTGATCTGCCAGGGTTATTCCTCCACCATGTCCGACAACGAAGGGCTTTTCTCCCTGGTGGGGAGGAAGCTGAGCAAATCTGTATGACGCTTTATGGTTGCCATTAAAGCAATTCCTCTGCCCGGCTAACTTTGGTCCTTGGTTCTAACTGCCACGGTCATTGTGCTGAGTCCACTGGCCGGGCCCAACGGCTCATCGAGGCCAGGGTGGGCGCGGTCAGGCGGAGGAGGACACTTGGGTGACCCCTCCCCGGGGCTTCCTATGGGTGCCGGTGCTGGGAGGACACAAATTGGGCAAATGGCACATCCAGTCTTCACTGCCCATGACTGGAAAAGAAGACCTCGCTCCTCTTAAGCTTCCCGGTGATGGGGGCTCACACACACGCCCACAGAGCAGTGTCTGCAGTGATTAGCTCTCTTTCCTGGGGGGCCcactgcctccttctctcttggGAACACACTTCTCCTGTTCCTCAACCATTGCCTTCTCTGTGGGCCCCATCCTCTCCTGGGATCCACAGGTGTCACCACCACGTCTGGGTCAGGGAAGGGCCATCCCCTTGGCTCCTGGATCCCAAGTAAGGGGCAGGGCCTCTCGTACTTCCTTTCACACACCAGACCAAGGCTGTGACTTCTCCCTGCGAGAAGTTTAGGAGTTAGAAAGAGAGGTAATAGGCACTGTCTTACGGCTGCTATTAGAAACAGGTATCTGCAGAGCTCACGAGGGTTCTGGAGGGTGACCTTTTGGCCTAGGTCTTGGGGAAGCATCTACTTGGAGTTAGGTTTACTTGCCCATGGCATGTCTGCCTTCTCTGGTTCCTAGGCCCCATTGCTATGATGTTCCAAAACAGAGGTAGACAAACTATGGCCCATGAGCCAAACCCAGCTGCTCAAGCCTGTCTCATGaggttttactggaacacagccatggccattcatttatgtattgtctatggagGTTTTTGTGCTCTGAAGGCAAAGTTGACTAATTGTGACAGTAACCGTAGGTATAGCCTGCAAAACCTAAAACATCTGTTATTTGGATATTTATAGAAGAAGCTTGCCTACCTCTTCCCCAGAGAAAGGAATGTCCTCATTCCTCAGGTCTGAggcctctctggtctctcatcCCAAGATCTCCCACCCCCCAGAGTTATAGACAGTGGACATCCCTACTTCTTGCAGTGagattccttccttcccattGCCCTCCCACATGCCAATCTGACAATCACATCAGAGCCCAAGAGTCTATTATCACACATGTTTGTTCATCTGGTTGTGTAGGACCATCATGTCACAATACAGTTTCTGTccattttcaagatattttcagTTGTTCAATATCATAGGACGTTCACATGACAATTTCTAGAGATTCCATCCTGAAGGAACCTGACAGGCCAGTCCAGGCTGGATGGAGAAAGCCAAGCCCAACTCCATTCCTATAAGCAGGTGGGGATGACCAGGCCTGCGCATCCTTTCTGCAGACAACTGCTCTTGAGAAGAGCTCACTTAACTTCCTAGGAGCCACTAAGGccacaaagaagcaaacaagtTTGTAGAGACAAGACTCTCTCAACTCAAGTGCCCAGAACAAAGGCCACAAATTCTGAAACTTCAAGCATTTTGCACAACTGGATTGCCCGGTTTAAAGGGATGCTTTGCAATCTCCTTTAAAGGCAAGCTTTAAAATAATAGGGCTTCTGCTTTTATCTATGAAAATTTGGCAAGGGTGGGCCGGGGAGGGAATGTCTGAGACCAGACTGGCAATAACAGTTTTACAAGGCACAGCCCCTTAGCAGACACTCTTCTGTGATTTTTCCCTCTAAGGTGACATTTATTATATTGCATTATAACtgtcttattttctgtttccccACTGAACTGTGAGCCTCCTGGGTTTACATTTAGATTCCCCAGTGCTCTGGCCAGACATGGTCTGGACCCTGGGGACAGAGCAGCGAGTGGCAGTTGTGAGAGCCCTGTTCTTGGGAGTTTATGTTCTAGGAGAGAAAGTGGGGGATAAAGAAACAAGTCAATAAATAAGGTACTTTCTGATCAGGACAGAGCTGTGAAGGAAATAGAATAGCATAATGGAATGGAGACTAAGTAACAGAATATCTGTTTTAAAtgttagaacatttaaaaatgttctaaacaGTACGGGTTTCCCAACAAGAAATCCAGAGGTAGGTTCTTCCAGGACATGATGGTGACTCGACAGCACCATCCAGCAGCTGGCTTCCATCCGTCTTTCGCTCACCTTTGCCTGTGAGTGGGGTTTTCATGAGAGGAGATCTTTTTCAGAAGTGCCCAGCAGGCTTCTTACATCTTATTAACCCAAATGGATTAACATGCCCACCTCTAGACCAATTACGGATAAAACCAGAAAGAACAAAGGGCATATTCCTTGATATCTTTAAATGAAGGAATTCTTAGATggcagcaaagaggaaaaaaaggaaacctactgGATTCAATGAATGAGGCATCATCTTAGCAATCTATTATCTGTCTTTCAACGACAAAAATCATCCTgttttcaaattctggctctgccacctaGTAGCTGATTctccttgggcaagttacataacccctctgtgctttagttttctcaaTTGTAAAATGAGATTCAAGTAGAATTTCTTGTCAAGAGAATACGAATGAACTGCTACATATAAAGGACCTAGAATAATGCTGAGTAGTTGATAagcatgtaatatttatttatcagaagctataattcttttcttcatctttgataCTAGTTGCCAAAGCTGTGGAGAAAAGACATCTTGATCTCTACGCAGGAGAGAAAATTCtagtcctgggctgcaggcatgCAGGCTCTTTTCTGGCACTGCCTTCAGAGGAGGTGTGATAATACTCTGTTTCCATGCCACATGCCAATTCCTTTCTCATTTAAgccatacatttattatttatttacaaccAGGCAGCAGGAATGCAAATGAACCCCCAGTGTCAGCTGGCTCAAGGGTCCCCATCTTTGCAATCACAATACAAACACCCTCAGTGCTTCCAGATACTTCCAAAGGTAGTACTGCAAACTGCAGCAGCAGTCCCCACCCAGAATCTGCCCTGGTCAGCCTCTCCTGCACAGGCTCTGCTGCTGCTGGCACACGTCCCCAGCCTGTGAGTGTTGCGGCGGGGATAAGATGGTCTGTTTAGAGAAAGAAGGTGCTCCTTGGATGCCTCAGAGCCAGGCTGGTGTCTTCCCAGAGGCTTGGGGAACACTGTTCCCCAAGGTAGGCAAACTTTTCCTGCAAAGGGCCAAATAGTACATATTTTTGGCTTTACAGGTCATGCTGCCTTGATCCCAACTACCCTGATCTGAAGTTATCACAAaagcagccacacacacacacacacacacacacagcacagccATGCACAATATGCAAATTAATGGGTGCGGCTGTGTTCCACTAAAACTTGATTTATAAAAACAGACGGCTGGATGGGTATGGCCCAAAGGTGGTAGTTTACTCATTCCTGATCTAAACCCTGAAGCATTCGTGTTTGTGTGCACAGTTTTACAGGGTTTCTTGCAAACATTCTAGTTCTAACACTCAGTCTTACTGATAGGAGTTCAGACTCAAGCCAAGAGGCTAAAAAGGGAATAGGAAGATTTTCTCCATTCTCTATCTGCTCATTCCTCTCTTCCCTGTTGCATCCCGCAGTTAGGactccttcctcctgccctaGGTTGAAGGCATCCAGTAGCTGCAGCCAGATGAAGTCAGTCACCccagtatttttcaaactgcagGTTGTCAGTCATGAGTGGAACACCAATttcatcaataaacatttgaaaaaataatagagactaaaccagaaaacaaaatcccAGATAGTAGCAGTTCATATAGTATTATTTTGTGAGGTTTTCTTTTCAGTCTTGTAAGACAatcatgtacatatatatcaccataaatatttgtttactggATTATGATATAAAGTGTATTTATTACTGCAGGTTGTGATCAAAGAAGTTTGGAAGCCCCTGACTGTACTCTGGGCTTCTGGGGCTCGTCTCTGGAGGTCAACATTTGTCTTTCATACAGAGGTGAAAGGTGTGCTCTCTTTTCTTAGAGAACTGCAAGTCTTAGGGGAAATCGACAGGAAAACAGTTAAAATTCATTACGATAAGAGCTCTGAGAAGAGTAAGCACCGGGTGTTTTGGAGGGGGGATGTCAAGAAAGGTGGCATTTACTCTGGGTCGTGCAGGCTGAATCGGGGTATGTTTGGCAGATGGGAAAGACAAGGCAATCTGAGGAACATCGTGTACAGGAGGCATGAAATGACTCCTACTATCATGTTCCTCACAGATTTGTTCTCCAAGTGAAGTCAGGACCTAAGCAAACATTTGGCTGCTGAGTTTTATTTGCTCTCCCTGAAATCAAACAGACCAACCGAGTCACTAGCAAACACTGAGTAGGGGTCACTCTGGTACTAACTTATAAATCTCTTTGACTACTGACCCAGCgcaagttttttttttggtccactTTCTGGGAAGTGTTCAACAGTTTCCCCTGAGCCAACTTTTCTGATGCAGGAAGACGCAAGTCTGTGTGTAATGTCCTGGTCAATGACCGGGGAAGAGAAAGCTATTAAAAAGGTTGTTCATCCATTTGGTGTTGTGCAGCCTGACCAGCCCGGCTTTCGTAATTCCCATCATCTGGCTGTCAAGAGTAATAAGAGGAGATGCCCATGATATGACTTACTAGGTTGATCTTTAAAAGCTGTGACTGTCCCCTCTAATTTTAGCCTCAGCCACACTAAGACTACGAGGAGACCATTAAATCTTATGGAGTCTTGGAGGAGGTGGGAATAGCTCAGAGCCGGGAGACAGAGTACCTGTGTGAATCTTAGCTTATCACTTGATTGCCATGAAAGCATCATTCCACCTTTCTCAGGCTCAAGGCCCTTCTGTAAAATAGGGGTGATAATCATTTCTCAGGGTTATTGAGAACCAATAAGATACCTGTGAAGACACTTTGTAACCTGTTAAGGGATATATAGCTACTAGATTAACTTTGATACCCCTTCTAAGGAAAGCTGCTCAGTCACATGTTGCTAAGTTCATTAAGATTCCCTTCATGAACTGAGTATGGCCTtcaaaagctctttaaaaagctCTTCAAAAGCTCTTCATCATGTCATTGGGAGACTCCAGCTATGACTAGGGAATCCTGTCTTGCATATGCATTGTACCTAAGTCGGCACCATGAATCCAGTCTTCTTCATAGCTGTTTATTCATTCCGTAGACATTTATTGTGTccctgttatgtgccaggcattgggctTGGGAGCTAGGGATGCTATGCTGAAGGTGACACAGATTCTGGCCTCATGGGACTTAGATCCCATGAAGGAGACCAGAAAGTCGACTATTCTTAGCTTTAGGATAAGTACTTGATATTCTGGATCTTTATGGAAAtcatcacaaagaaaaacacCACCGTGAGCAAAATCATTGAAGCTTTTTACATCACATTTTCCAACAGAAGCAGTGACTTGGCCTTCCCAAGGCTCTCCACCATCCCCTCTTCTGCTTGGTGGCCAGTTTGGCCCTGAAGGGAGATGCTTTCCTTGGCTGCGTGGTCGCCAGCAGAGGGCGCACGTGGCTCTTTTCAGAGACCTTCATTTCTGAATTTGCTCATTGATACAGCAAGGAATTTAAATTGGGTTAAACCTTCCCAAACAGGAAGCCTCTCCAGAGTATTACCTTTTGTATGCTCCACGTATGAGGCTGCTAGGGAAAGGCGAAGGGAGAAGTCAGcctatttttctttaacaaaaaatatgtataattatttttatagatacatatatttaaaactttcCTTTTCAGGTCTATACACAAAATGCTAATTTTAATAAAACCGCACAGAGGCTTTTGGAAAGATTAGCATAAAAATGTTGAATATTCGGTTATGCGGTTAACTCACCATCATCTTCTATTTCCTGTttattcaaaaaaaggaaaaagaagtttttgtgctttttcaaaacccagttttttaatatttaaaatgaagaaatctttCCACAATTGCTGGCCAAACCACAAtacttaaaactttaatttttacgTTAGTAGTGTCTGATGAATTCAGGGGACCAGTTAGAGTTGAATTTTGAACCGTCTCCATATAATTGGGAGTTAATATTGCCTTTGTTCTGACCTGAGTGTTAAAGATCAGGAAATGATTTTGACCCTGTTTGGTTATTAGGTCTTTCTCTATTTAATAGagaaaagctttgtttttttttttttttttttttcttttttccctgcaaAGAGCTGTACTGTTTCACTTGGTTCACAGCTTGGGCGAGGACTAAAAGGCTGCCtaggggctgcagggagaggcTCACGCAGAAGCCCCCAGaaccggggcggggggcagaggggcccCTCCAAGGCTCCGGAGGCTGCCGGTCCGCTGCAGGGAGAGCCCCTGGAAGGGATGCTGTGCGGCCCGGCCCGCCGAGCTCAGGCAGGTGCACCCCATCTTCCCGAGGAGCCTCACCTGCTCCTCTAGGTTCTCCGGCAGGTCCTGAGTCTATGCGGGCACCGCCCGGGGCTTGCAGAGCCACGAGGGCCTGCTTCTGGTTCTCCCGGGGGTTCAGGGGTTTGCAGGGTCCGTCCCGGGAGGCCTCTGCTCGTCCTGCGGGAGGGCGCGGCCGCGGGGCCGGGTGTGCACCCAAGGGCTCCCGGCGACCCGGCGCTGGTCCCCGGCCCGCTCGCGGAGGAAGTGGCCTCGGCGTGCAGAGCCACAGCGTCGCGGTGGAAGTAGAGGCCCAGgcggaggagggcaggaggccgGCAGGTGCAGGCGGACCGGGCGGCGGGCCGCGGCCTCCACGTGGGCGGgaggatcccgggatcccggcaATCGGGAGCTGGTAGCGGGTGGGCAGTAGGGGCTGAGCTCGGGAGCTGCTGCGGCCTGGTCCccggggcagggggttggggtggtcAGAGGCTGGAAGAAGGGGCGCCCCTCCGTCTCTTTCCTCCCAACACTGTTGCAGCAAGAGATGGGCTTGAGGGACCGCGGGGCGCATTGACCAGAGAAGAGCTTTCCAACATTTAAACAGGAGAGGAGTTAGGAACCGTAAACAGTTTGTCTTCTGAAAAATCAGCAGTGCCAGGACCAAGTCACTTGGAAGCCTACCATGCggatgactggtgttcttaagaGCAGgggtgtgggatccctgggtggctcagcggtttagcccctgccttcagcccagggcctgatcctggaggcccgagatcgagtcctgcactgagcTCCCTTACAACCTCGTGGAATTTATCATCTTACTTGTGAGTTAAGATTTAcaaaagtaaaagttaaaacCTCCCATTTTATGGGTGATGAAATGATGACGGAGATCAGGGGCCAAGACCGTCACCTTCCAGAACACCCTATGGCTCTGCTGTAAAATGAGAGGTTGAGTTGAGGAGCTGTGAGGGTCCAACAttgtgtgatttcttttcttttttttttttaaagatttatttatttatttttatttgtgatagagagagagaaagaggc contains:
- the LOC144311285 gene encoding nicotinamide N-methyltransferase, with protein sequence MESSFTSKDTYLRHFNPRDYLEKYYNFGTRHSAENEILRHLLKNLFKIFCLDGVKGDLLIDIGSGPTIYQLLSACESFKEIIATDYTDQNLQELQKWLKKEPGAFDWSPVVTYVCELEGNRVKGLEKEEKLRRVVKQVLKCDVTQSRPLGAMSLPPADCLLSTLCLDAACPDLPAYCAALRNLGSLLKPGGFLVVVDALKSSYYMIGEQRFSSLCLGREAVEAAVREAGYSVERFEVICQGYSSTMSDNEGLFSLVGRKLSKSV